Proteins from a genomic interval of Rhodothermus marinus:
- a CDS encoding DegT/DnrJ/EryC1/StrS family aminotransferase, with protein MKRIYLSPPHLSGLEARFLLEALESGWIAPLGPQVEAFEREFADVVGAKYALAVSSGTAAIHLALIHIGVRPGDEVVVSTLTFAASAFPVLYLGARPVFIDSEPTSWNMDPGLLEEFLRRRAQVGRLPRAVVLVHLYGQSADIDPIRALCQEYGVSLIEDAAEALGSTYKGKSPGTFGLAGIFSFNGNKIITTSGGGMLVSDQEEVIAHARKLATQAREPVPWYEHREVGYNYRMSNLLAALGRAQLRTLEERVEKRRRIFQRYVEELADFPGISFQLEAPWGRHTRWLTVMTIEPELFGATVEEVRRALEVENIEARPVWKPLHLQPVFRDCEKIGGAVAESLFAKGLCLPSGSSLTESDQVRIIEIVKSLCKSI; from the coding sequence ATGAAGCGTATTTATCTATCTCCTCCCCATCTCTCCGGCCTCGAAGCCCGGTTTCTTCTAGAGGCCCTGGAGTCAGGTTGGATCGCTCCGCTGGGCCCGCAGGTTGAGGCCTTTGAGCGAGAGTTCGCCGATGTGGTGGGGGCAAAGTACGCCCTGGCGGTGAGTTCGGGCACGGCGGCCATTCATCTGGCGCTGATCCACATCGGGGTAAGGCCGGGCGACGAAGTGGTGGTCTCCACCCTGACCTTTGCCGCCAGCGCCTTTCCGGTGCTTTATCTGGGGGCCAGACCGGTCTTTATCGATTCGGAGCCCACCTCCTGGAACATGGACCCCGGCCTGTTGGAGGAGTTTCTCAGGCGGCGGGCCCAAGTGGGACGCCTGCCGAGGGCGGTGGTGCTGGTCCACCTCTACGGCCAGAGCGCCGACATAGACCCCATCCGGGCTCTGTGCCAGGAGTACGGCGTGTCCCTCATTGAAGATGCGGCGGAGGCCCTTGGGAGTACGTACAAGGGCAAGTCTCCCGGCACCTTCGGTCTGGCAGGCATCTTCTCCTTCAACGGCAACAAGATCATCACCACTTCCGGTGGGGGGATGCTGGTTTCGGATCAGGAGGAGGTCATTGCCCATGCACGAAAGCTCGCCACGCAGGCCCGGGAGCCCGTACCCTGGTATGAACACAGGGAGGTGGGGTATAACTACCGCATGAGCAACCTGCTGGCCGCACTGGGACGGGCCCAGCTCAGGACGCTGGAAGAGCGGGTGGAAAAGCGGCGGCGTATCTTCCAGCGGTACGTGGAGGAGCTTGCCGACTTCCCCGGCATTTCCTTCCAGCTCGAGGCTCCCTGGGGGCGGCATACCCGCTGGCTTACCGTCATGACAATCGAGCCCGAGCTGTTCGGGGCAACTGTCGAAGAAGTGCGTCGGGCACTGGAGGTCGAGAATATCGAGGCCCGCCCGGTCTGGAAGCCCCTGCATCTGCAGCCGGTTTTTCGGGACTGTGAAAAGATCGGGGGAGCGGTGGCGGAAAGTCTGTTTGCAAAGGGGTTGTGTCTGCCTTCTGGATCGTCGCTCACTGAAAGCGATCAGGTCCGCATTATCGAAATTGTCAAAAGTCTGTGCAAAAGCATCTGA
- a CDS encoding acetyltransferase, protein MSLFVIGAGGHAKVVVASLQDAGWTVDGILDDNSDKWGDRLLGVPILGPISVLHNHSNVRAIIAIGDNRTRKLLASNFPDIQWVTLIHPRAYVHPSVRLGDGTVVFAGAILQPFASVGKHAIVNTGAIVEHDCKIGDFVHVAPGCRLTGGVEIGEGTLVGTGACIIPGVQIGAWVTIGAGSVVVDNIPEGVIAYGVPAQVKRRNP, encoded by the coding sequence ATGAGTCTTTTTGTTATTGGTGCAGGCGGACACGCTAAAGTTGTAGTTGCTTCACTTCAAGATGCTGGTTGGACAGTTGATGGCATTCTAGATGATAATTCTGATAAATGGGGCGATCGTTTACTGGGAGTTCCTATCCTTGGGCCGATCTCTGTTCTGCACAACCACTCCAATGTGCGCGCCATTATAGCAATAGGGGATAACAGAACAAGAAAACTTCTGGCTTCTAACTTTCCTGATATTCAATGGGTTACCCTTATTCATCCACGGGCTTATGTGCATCCATCGGTACGTCTGGGCGATGGTACTGTCGTTTTTGCTGGCGCGATTCTTCAACCGTTTGCGTCAGTCGGAAAACACGCAATTGTTAACACCGGAGCCATCGTAGAGCATGATTGCAAGATAGGTGACTTTGTCCACGTAGCCCCGGGATGTCGGCTAACAGGAGGTGTTGAAATTGGGGAGGGAACATTGGTAGGAACTGGCGCCTGCATAATTCCTGGAGTTCAAATAGGAGCATGGGTGACTATAGGAGCTGGAAGTGTAGTGGTGGATAATATTCCTGAAGGCGTTATCGCCTATGGAGTGCCTGCTCAAGTTAAACGAAGGAATCCATGA
- a CDS encoding glycosyltransferase family 4 protein, producing MALKIAYLVHLNLGPSSGVSKKIASQIKLWKKLGVEIFFCVITRRGDVANFVVDVGGNPFFYYGGAYSLGKLRAMHQATREILFWNPDVVYLRRDLVYPAYLRLASKFPLVQEVNSDELAELRLYSRAQYLYHKVTRRFLDHKTQGWVFVTRELLSHSYFSRLPGRKAVIANGVSLDAFPHLPVSRNDVPTLVFMGYPAPWHGVDKILFLAEQFPQWRFHLIGVSPKDVPQAPSNVYLHGPMTFSEYLPILAQSHVALGTLALHRKGMREASPLKVREYLALGLPVIIGYRDTDFPCGAPFLLEIPNEENNVRRSLENIQNFVEKWKDRRVPREAVAHLDLHYKEKERILFLKEVSSRGRYPSFTPG from the coding sequence ATGGCCTTGAAGATTGCTTACTTGGTCCATCTTAACTTAGGCCCAAGTAGTGGCGTTTCCAAAAAAATAGCTTCTCAGATTAAATTATGGAAAAAGTTAGGAGTAGAAATATTTTTCTGTGTAATAACTCGTCGAGGTGATGTGGCAAATTTTGTAGTTGATGTGGGGGGTAACCCTTTTTTTTACTATGGAGGCGCTTACAGTTTGGGCAAGCTTCGGGCTATGCATCAGGCAACCAGGGAAATACTTTTTTGGAACCCAGATGTCGTGTATCTCAGGCGGGATTTGGTCTATCCTGCATATCTGCGCCTCGCTTCCAAGTTTCCTTTAGTTCAAGAGGTCAACAGCGACGAGTTGGCTGAGTTGAGACTTTACAGTCGGGCGCAGTACCTGTACCACAAAGTAACACGGAGATTTTTGGACCACAAAACTCAGGGATGGGTTTTTGTAACGAGGGAACTCCTTTCGCATTCTTATTTTTCGCGCCTGCCTGGAAGAAAAGCGGTGATTGCTAACGGTGTGTCCCTGGATGCGTTTCCTCACCTGCCTGTTTCCCGAAATGATGTGCCTACTCTAGTTTTTATGGGCTACCCGGCTCCGTGGCATGGTGTAGACAAAATTCTTTTTCTGGCTGAACAATTCCCGCAGTGGCGTTTCCACCTCATAGGGGTTTCACCCAAGGATGTGCCGCAAGCTCCATCTAACGTATATCTTCATGGACCTATGACATTTTCAGAGTACCTCCCTATCCTGGCACAATCCCATGTGGCTTTAGGTACGCTGGCCCTCCATCGAAAAGGAATGAGGGAAGCCTCTCCTCTGAAGGTGAGAGAATACCTTGCCTTGGGACTTCCAGTGATCATCGGGTATCGGGATACAGATTTTCCCTGTGGTGCTCCTTTTCTGCTGGAGATTCCCAATGAGGAGAATAACGTACGACGGTCCCTGGAGAATATTCAGAACTTTGTAGAAAAATGGAAAGATAGGCGTGTTCCGCGGGAAGCCGTAGCTCATCTAGATTTACATTATAAAGAGAAGGAGAGAATTCTGTTTTTAAAGGAGGTAAGCAGTCGTGGGCGTTATCCGTCATTCACCCCTGGTTAG
- a CDS encoding IS701 family transposase: protein MNASKVDELDYIHFLVAAQRVFTTTEAARIRAGELNAPAHDAYTRLLKRIPPDTEALWQEVAPFVRPDRGVLVVDDTTLDKPHARKMAWVTRHWSGKHKRVVQGINLISLLWTEGQARLPCDFRLYNRAEDGLTKNDHFRALLQTAHARGFQPRLVVFDSWYASLANLKYVRQLGWEWFTRLKANRLVSVEGERRNRPVSSWPIPAEGCVMHLKGYGWVKVFKTVTPDGREEYRATSRLDMTLEETAAYGRHAWQIEVYHQGLKQFTGIERGQFRVAEAQRNHIGLAIRAFLRLEVARLQRGISWFEAKQAILREAIRHYLASPSLILHSTA, encoded by the coding sequence GTGAACGCGTCGAAAGTGGATGAGTTAGATTACATTCATTTCTTGGTTGCGGCCCAACGGGTCTTCACCACCACCGAAGCGGCTCGGATTCGGGCAGGGGAGCTCAACGCCCCGGCGCATGATGCCTATACGCGTCTGCTGAAGCGGATTCCGCCCGATACGGAAGCCCTGTGGCAGGAGGTGGCCCCCTTTGTCCGGCCAGACCGTGGGGTGTTGGTGGTGGACGATACCACGCTGGACAAGCCCCATGCTCGGAAGATGGCATGGGTGACACGCCATTGGTCGGGCAAGCACAAGCGGGTGGTCCAGGGCATCAACCTGATCTCGCTGTTGTGGACCGAAGGTCAAGCACGCCTGCCTTGCGATTTTCGCCTTTACAACCGGGCAGAAGACGGCCTGACCAAGAATGACCACTTTCGAGCCCTGCTGCAAACGGCCCATGCGCGTGGCTTTCAGCCCCGGTTGGTTGTCTTTGACAGTTGGTATGCCAGTCTGGCCAACTTGAAGTATGTGCGCCAGCTGGGATGGGAATGGTTCACGCGTTTGAAAGCCAACCGGTTGGTTTCGGTAGAGGGCGAGCGCCGGAATCGTCCGGTATCGAGTTGGCCGATCCCTGCTGAAGGTTGTGTGATGCATCTGAAAGGGTACGGCTGGGTGAAGGTGTTCAAGACGGTGACCCCAGACGGTCGCGAGGAATACCGGGCCACCAGCCGCCTGGATATGACCCTGGAAGAAACCGCCGCGTATGGCCGGCATGCCTGGCAAATCGAGGTGTATCATCAGGGTCTGAAGCAGTTCACAGGGATCGAACGGGGGCAATTTCGTGTGGCTGAAGCCCAGCGCAACCACATTGGTTTGGCCATTCGAGCCTTTTTGCGCTTGGAAGTGGCCCGTTTGCAGCGTGGTATCAGCTGGTTTGAGGCCAAACAGGCCATCCTTCGGGAGGCTATCCGTCATTACTTGGCCTCTCCCTCCCTGATCCTTCATTCAACTGCGTAA
- a CDS encoding IS1 family transposase — MARRPSPNNPPCPHCGHKHTVRNGRKDGRQRWVCRGCGRSFGPTFGTPLYRLRTPPAEVARALLLVMRRGSLSAAEEITGHKYETIGRWLRRAADHAEAITQALVRELQLSQLEVDAFWSFVKKSGARLEAGQARRTGWARAGDA; from the coding sequence ATGGCGAGAAGACCATCCCCGAACAATCCCCCCTGTCCCCATTGTGGCCACAAGCACACGGTGCGTAACGGCCGCAAAGACGGGCGCCAGCGCTGGGTGTGTCGCGGCTGCGGGCGTTCCTTCGGGCCCACCTTCGGCACGCCCTTGTACCGCCTGCGCACCCCACCGGCCGAAGTGGCCCGTGCCCTGCTCCTCGTCATGCGGCGGGGGAGTTTGAGCGCCGCCGAGGAGATCACCGGCCACAAGTACGAGACGATCGGCCGCTGGCTGCGGCGGGCGGCCGACCATGCGGAGGCCATCACCCAGGCCCTGGTGCGCGAGCTCCAACTGAGCCAGCTGGAAGTGGACGCCTTCTGGTCATTTGTTAAAAAAAGCGGGGCGCGCTTAGAAGCAGGACAGGCACGCCGGACGGGGTGGGCCCGCGCTGGGGATGCATAA
- a CDS encoding polysaccharide biosynthesis protein produces the protein MELLERVVNLRNRHLFLLDLCTLWTTPLLALLLRVEALQPYLARPAFWWIVGGFAILKLVTFWTTGLYRRYWRYASVDDLLRLTLSVGGAGLACTAIYWVLHAGGTLQGLPRSLPVIDAIVTFLWVGATRFSLRLAERLRQRLQHIRPPRNARRTVVVGVGQAGLAVVQEMQRQPHLGLLPVAFLDEDPEKQQKRIRGVPVLGGLDQLEAVVRETGARQVVIAMPTAPGEVIRRVVARCRQLDVEVRTIPGIHELLNGKVRLSQLRPVRIEDLLRREPVRIDLEGVRRLLQGRTILITGAGGSIGSELCRQVLLAAPRKIVLLGHGENSIFKILNELEWIKANRAGLSNVELLPVIADVRDRERIFSIFRRFRPDFVFHAAAHKHVPLMELNPAEAIDNNVLGTKNVVEAAEAVDVDGFVLISTDKAVRPTNIMGATKRIAEYLVLGAARRTGKPYMAVRFGNVLGSRGSVLLVFQEQIERGGPVTVTHPEVRRYFMSIPEAVQLVLQALVLGKGGEIFVLKMGEPVRILDMARQLIELHGMIPDKDIKIKFTGLRPGEKLFEELFIPGEQYDETAHDHIFIAHNASEFVPEGLEGLIDALIQAARVEDVPGIRRLLSQLIPEYRPETQQQHLEVEADSGPARNGADER, from the coding sequence ATGGAACTGCTGGAACGGGTTGTCAACCTGCGGAACCGACATCTTTTTCTGCTGGATCTCTGCACACTCTGGACTACCCCTTTGCTGGCCCTCCTGCTTCGCGTTGAAGCACTGCAGCCCTATCTGGCACGTCCGGCATTCTGGTGGATCGTCGGAGGATTTGCCATCCTGAAACTGGTCACCTTCTGGACAACCGGACTGTATCGGCGGTACTGGCGATATGCCAGTGTGGACGACCTGCTGCGGCTGACGCTGTCGGTCGGGGGGGCTGGCCTCGCCTGCACGGCGATTTACTGGGTGCTTCATGCCGGCGGGACGCTGCAGGGACTGCCCAGATCGCTGCCCGTAATTGATGCGATCGTCACATTTCTCTGGGTGGGCGCCACGCGCTTCAGCCTTCGCCTGGCTGAACGGTTGCGTCAGCGTCTGCAGCACATTCGTCCGCCCCGAAATGCCAGACGCACCGTTGTGGTCGGGGTCGGACAGGCCGGGCTGGCTGTTGTGCAGGAGATGCAACGGCAGCCCCATCTGGGGTTGCTGCCGGTGGCATTTCTGGACGAAGATCCCGAAAAGCAGCAGAAACGCATTCGGGGGGTACCGGTGCTGGGCGGACTGGACCAGCTGGAGGCAGTCGTGCGCGAGACGGGCGCCCGGCAGGTGGTTATCGCCATGCCCACCGCACCGGGCGAAGTAATCCGCCGCGTGGTCGCCCGATGCCGCCAGCTCGACGTGGAAGTACGGACGATCCCGGGCATTCATGAGCTCCTGAACGGAAAGGTCCGGCTTAGCCAGTTACGACCTGTCCGCATTGAGGATCTGCTGCGAAGAGAACCGGTCCGCATCGATCTGGAAGGCGTTCGAAGGCTGCTACAGGGGCGGACGATCCTGATCACGGGCGCAGGAGGATCGATCGGTAGCGAGCTGTGCCGTCAGGTTTTGCTGGCCGCCCCCCGGAAAATTGTGCTGCTCGGACATGGCGAAAACAGTATCTTCAAAATCCTGAACGAACTGGAATGGATCAAAGCCAACCGTGCGGGACTGAGCAATGTGGAGCTGCTTCCGGTAATCGCCGACGTGCGGGACAGAGAGCGCATCTTCAGCATTTTCCGGAGGTTTCGTCCGGACTTTGTTTTCCACGCTGCCGCGCATAAGCACGTCCCCCTGATGGAACTGAACCCGGCAGAAGCTATCGATAACAACGTGCTCGGTACCAAGAATGTGGTGGAGGCGGCCGAGGCGGTGGACGTGGATGGGTTTGTGCTGATTTCAACCGACAAGGCGGTGCGTCCGACCAACATAATGGGGGCTACCAAGCGGATTGCTGAATATCTGGTACTCGGGGCTGCGCGGCGTACCGGAAAGCCTTATATGGCCGTCCGATTCGGTAATGTACTGGGAAGTCGGGGCAGTGTGTTGCTGGTTTTCCAGGAACAGATCGAACGGGGAGGACCGGTCACGGTTACCCATCCGGAGGTTCGGCGCTACTTCATGAGTATTCCCGAGGCTGTCCAGCTCGTGCTTCAGGCACTTGTGCTCGGGAAAGGCGGAGAGATCTTCGTGCTGAAGATGGGAGAGCCTGTGCGTATACTGGATATGGCACGTCAGCTAATCGAATTGCACGGGATGATCCCGGATAAGGATATAAAAATCAAGTTTACCGGCCTGAGGCCCGGCGAAAAGCTTTTCGAAGAGTTGTTCATTCCGGGCGAGCAGTATGACGAAACGGCGCATGACCACATCTTCATTGCACACAATGCCAGCGAGTTTGTGCCGGAAGGCCTGGAAGGACTGATCGATGCCCTGATTCAGGCCGCTCGCGTAGAGGATGTCCCGGGTATCCGCCGACTTCTGTCCCAACTGATTCCAGAATATAGACCCGAGACGCAACAGCAACATCTTGAAGTAGAGGCAGATAGCGGGCCTGCACGAAACGGTGCGGATGAGAGATAG
- a CDS encoding glycosyltransferase family 2 protein, translating into MGVIRHSPLVSIGIPFLNPGAYFELAVRSVFAQTYQNWELILVDDGSRDGSYERAMAIRDPRVRVLRDGQNKGLPARLNEIVQLARGELVARMDADDAMHPLRLERQVAFLQANPEVDGVTSGAYLIDGEDNPLALLPGRQPSTPDVLVWGGFLHPSLMARKAWFGNHPYSLDYPRAEDRELFVRTLKVSRLRVLTAPLYLYRWFGVPRGHVLRVGYRSERKIMWKYGPKLVGWGGTLRLILLSWSKEALTWLAEKIGAEKHIARRRVFEALNESQRKEVLSILKAIRGTPVPGWDNA; encoded by the coding sequence GTGGGCGTTATCCGTCATTCACCCCTGGTTAGCATTGGCATTCCTTTTCTGAACCCTGGGGCTTACTTTGAACTCGCTGTGCGCTCGGTTTTTGCCCAGACTTATCAGAACTGGGAACTTATTCTGGTAGACGATGGCTCACGGGATGGCAGTTACGAGCGGGCCATGGCTATTCGAGACCCCCGGGTTCGGGTTCTGCGCGACGGTCAGAACAAGGGCTTGCCCGCGCGACTCAATGAGATTGTGCAGTTGGCACGGGGTGAGCTGGTGGCCCGAATGGACGCAGACGACGCCATGCATCCCCTTCGTCTGGAAAGACAAGTGGCTTTCCTGCAAGCAAACCCAGAGGTGGACGGGGTGACGAGCGGGGCTTATCTAATTGACGGAGAGGATAATCCTCTGGCGCTTCTTCCCGGACGTCAGCCCTCTACTCCAGACGTCCTTGTCTGGGGAGGATTTCTACATCCGTCACTTATGGCTCGCAAGGCATGGTTTGGGAACCATCCTTACTCGCTGGACTATCCTAGGGCTGAGGACCGGGAGCTTTTTGTGCGAACCTTGAAGGTTTCCAGGCTTCGGGTGCTTACGGCCCCCCTTTACCTTTATCGCTGGTTTGGCGTACCTCGAGGCCACGTTCTCCGCGTTGGTTACCGAAGTGAGAGGAAAATAATGTGGAAATATGGCCCCAAGCTGGTGGGATGGGGAGGGACTTTGCGTCTAATTCTGCTTTCTTGGAGCAAGGAGGCTCTTACTTGGCTGGCTGAGAAGATCGGCGCTGAAAAGCATATTGCCCGAAGGCGGGTTTTTGAAGCATTGAATGAAAGTCAGCGAAAAGAAGTATTGTCCATTTTGAAGGCTATACGGGGGACGCCAGTGCCAGGCTGGGATAATGCGTGA
- a CDS encoding sugar transferase produces MKSVNLLRSPTLKRLLDLVGASFGLLVFGPLMLYVAFRVWRELGSPVIFRQVRPGLHGKPFMMYKFRTMTEERDAEGRLLPDEKRLTPFGAWLRSWSLDELPELFNVLKGDMSLVGPRPLLMEYLDRYTPEQFRRHEVKPGITGWAQINGRNALTWEEKFKLDVWYVDNWNVLLDLKILFMTLVKVLRREGISAEGHATMPEFKGSKQT; encoded by the coding sequence ATGAAATCCGTGAACCTTCTGCGTTCGCCAACGCTGAAGCGACTTCTTGACCTGGTAGGGGCCTCCTTCGGACTCCTCGTCTTCGGTCCCCTGATGCTTTACGTCGCATTCAGAGTGTGGCGGGAGTTGGGCAGCCCCGTTATCTTTCGCCAGGTGCGGCCTGGACTGCACGGCAAGCCCTTCATGATGTACAAGTTCCGTACCATGACCGAGGAGCGAGACGCCGAAGGTCGCCTCCTTCCCGATGAGAAGCGGCTCACTCCCTTCGGAGCATGGCTCAGGTCCTGGAGTCTGGACGAACTGCCCGAACTTTTCAATGTGCTCAAGGGCGATATGAGCCTGGTAGGGCCGCGACCACTTTTGATGGAGTATCTGGATCGCTATACGCCGGAGCAGTTCCGGCGGCACGAAGTTAAACCGGGCATCACCGGCTGGGCGCAGATCAACGGGCGAAATGCGCTGACCTGGGAGGAGAAGTTCAAGCTGGATGTGTGGTATGTAGATAATTGGAATGTCCTTCTGGACCTTAAGATTCTTTTCATGACTCTGGTGAAAGTGTTAAGGCGTGAAGGGATCAGCGCTGAGGGGCACGCCACCATGCCGGAGTTTAAAGGCTCGAAGCAGACATGA
- a CDS encoding UDP-N-acetyl glucosamine 2-epimerase, translating into MKSDNPDHASDILFAPTETAVKNLRCEGIAEDKIYLVGDVMYDAALYYGAKAEVKSQLLKQLGLPPRGYILATVHRAENTDDPGRLRAILEALAEVHQEVPVVFPVHPRTRKRTEAFGLEGYLKKVLALEPVGYLDMVMLEKNACLIATDSGGVQKEAYFYRVPCVTLREETEWLELLESGWNRLASPRSKEAMMDAMIGCIGVQGNEVQLFGSGQAAQDIVTVILIRSHPKKVLKKIMRHPSNTKPR; encoded by the coding sequence ATAAAGAGTGACAACCCGGACCACGCATCGGACATTCTTTTTGCTCCCACCGAAACCGCGGTGAAGAATCTACGATGTGAGGGCATTGCAGAAGACAAAATTTACCTGGTAGGAGATGTAATGTACGATGCCGCGCTCTACTACGGGGCGAAGGCTGAGGTAAAAAGCCAGCTCCTGAAGCAGCTTGGCCTTCCGCCCAGAGGCTATATCTTGGCCACTGTCCACCGGGCGGAGAATACCGATGATCCCGGGCGCCTGCGGGCTATCCTCGAGGCTCTGGCCGAGGTGCATCAGGAGGTCCCCGTGGTCTTCCCTGTGCACCCCAGAACCCGCAAGCGGACGGAGGCCTTTGGACTTGAAGGTTACTTGAAGAAGGTACTGGCCCTTGAGCCCGTGGGCTATCTGGACATGGTCATGCTGGAGAAGAACGCATGTCTTATCGCCACCGATTCTGGAGGGGTGCAGAAGGAAGCCTACTTCTACAGGGTGCCCTGTGTCACTCTGCGAGAGGAAACAGAGTGGTTGGAACTCCTAGAGTCTGGCTGGAATCGCTTGGCATCTCCCAGGAGTAAAGAGGCAATGATGGATGCCATGATTGGCTGTATCGGTGTGCAGGGGAACGAAGTTCAGTTATTTGGTTCTGGCCAAGCAGCTCAGGATATTGTAACAGTCATTTTAATTAGAAGTCATCCGAAAAAGGTTCTCAAGAAGATCATGAGGCACCCGAGCAATACAAAACCCAGGTAG
- a CDS encoding glycosyltransferase family 4 protein — translation MGSRVVLVVPYAPAVPLFRLSLIKQLSERGDRPLIYAPDWTPELKEIVEKSTGAKACDYPLKRTGVSPFADLKTLVFLAFSLARLRPCVIITFQPKPNIYGILAAALARVPLRAAVVEGLGFAFTPGDNNLKKRMVRTVLQGLYRLSFVFAHKVFFLNPDDLREFVSRGLVRSEKAVLLRGIGVPLEEWPPVPPHLEPLTFTLIARLLKEKGVREFAEAACRVKTRHPEVRFLLIGPLDSNPGAIPEEEVRSWVEKGVLEWVPWTDDVRTYLRKTSVYVLPSYREGVPRSSQEAMAMARPVITTDAPGCRETVADGVNGFLVPPRDVEALVEAMEHFIRDPSLVERMGRESRKLAEERFDARKINERLLRELGIK, via the coding sequence ATGGGTTCGCGAGTAGTTCTGGTAGTGCCTTACGCCCCTGCAGTTCCTCTTTTTCGCTTATCCCTTATAAAACAGCTTAGTGAGCGAGGGGACAGGCCTCTGATCTACGCTCCGGACTGGACGCCGGAGCTAAAGGAAATCGTGGAAAAGAGCACGGGAGCAAAAGCCTGTGACTATCCTTTGAAACGTACGGGTGTAAGCCCCTTTGCGGATCTTAAAACGCTGGTGTTTCTAGCCTTTTCTCTTGCTCGTCTGCGGCCATGTGTGATAATTACCTTCCAGCCAAAGCCCAATATCTACGGTATCCTGGCTGCGGCACTGGCGCGGGTGCCCTTAAGGGCTGCAGTAGTGGAGGGATTGGGCTTTGCTTTTACACCCGGGGATAACAACCTTAAGAAGCGCATGGTGAGGACGGTCCTCCAGGGCCTATACAGGCTTAGTTTTGTTTTCGCTCATAAGGTATTTTTTCTCAACCCGGACGACCTCCGAGAGTTCGTCTCCCGGGGGCTTGTGCGCTCGGAGAAGGCGGTCCTGCTGAGAGGCATCGGGGTGCCTCTGGAGGAGTGGCCTCCCGTCCCGCCCCACCTTGAGCCTCTTACTTTCACCCTGATCGCTCGGCTTCTGAAGGAGAAGGGCGTGCGAGAGTTTGCCGAGGCCGCCTGCCGGGTGAAGACCAGGCACCCCGAGGTGCGCTTCCTCCTCATCGGCCCCCTGGACTCTAATCCCGGTGCCATTCCCGAGGAGGAGGTGCGCTCCTGGGTAGAGAAAGGGGTCTTGGAGTGGGTTCCCTGGACGGACGACGTCCGTACCTATCTGCGGAAGACGAGCGTTTACGTGCTCCCTTCTTATAGGGAAGGTGTGCCTCGCTCCTCCCAGGAAGCCATGGCCATGGCCCGGCCCGTGATCACCACGGACGCCCCAGGGTGCCGAGAGACGGTGGCGGACGGGGTCAACGGTTTCCTGGTGCCCCCTCGGGACGTGGAAGCTCTGGTAGAGGCCATGGAGCACTTTATCCGGGACCCGTCCCTGGTGGAGCGCATGGGAAGGGAAAGCCGTAAGCTAGCAGAGGAACGCTTTGATGCCCGAAAGATTAACGAGCGCCTCTTGCGTGAGCTGGGAATAAAATGA
- a CDS encoding IS5 family transposase (programmed frameshift): MKLTDAQWARIEPLIVSPPKRPDRRGRPRRADREILEAILWILQTGAPWAKLPAHFPPRSTCHDRFQAWNRNGTLQRILQVLAEELHQQGKLKLSECFIDACFVAAKKGGRVLGKTKRGKGSKLMAIADANGMPLAVLVASASPHETRLVEATLAARFTEARPVRLIGDRAYDSDPLDKALAQQGIEMIAPHRRNRKRKKTQDGRKLRRYRRRWKVERLFAWLGHFRRIVMRHERYAENYLGFVLLGCLMIFLRTFFG; encoded by the exons ATGAAACTCACCGACGCACAATGGGCACGCATCGAGCCCCTGATCGTCTCCCCTCCTAAACGCCCTGATCGACGCGGCCGTCCCCGACGCGCCGACCGCGAGATCCTCGAAGCGATCCTCTGGATACTCCAGACCGGCGCTCCCTGGGCCAAGCTCCCCGCCCACTTTCCGCCCAGGTCCACCTGCCACGATCGCTTCCAAGCATGGAACCGAAACGGCACCCTCCAACGCATTTTGCAGGTGTTGGCCGAAGAACTCCACCAACAGGGCAAGCTCAAGCTTTCGGAGTGCTTTATCGATGCCTGCTTTGTCGCTGCTAAAAAGGGGGGACGTGTGT TGGGCAAGACAAAGCGAGGTAAAGGAAGCAAACTCATGGCGATAGCCGATGCCAATGGGATGCCGCTGGCGGTGCTGGTGGCCAGTGCTTCGCCACATGAGACCCGGTTGGTCGAAGCCACTCTGGCGGCTCGTTTTACCGAGGCCAGGCCAGTACGTTTGATTGGAGATCGGGCATATGACAGTGATCCGCTGGATAAGGCATTGGCGCAACAGGGTATAGAGATGATTGCCCCGCATCGGCGGAATCGGAAGCGGAAAAAGACGCAGGATGGGCGTAAGCTTCGTCGCTATCGACGCCGTTGGAAAGTAGAGCGGTTGTTTGCGTGGTTGGGGCATTTTCGCCGGATTGTGATGCGTCATGAGCGCTACGCGGAAAACTACCTGGGTTTTGTATTGCTCGGGTGCCTCATGATCTTCTTGAGAACCTTTTTCGGATGA